From a region of the Theobroma cacao cultivar B97-61/B2 chromosome 8, Criollo_cocoa_genome_V2, whole genome shotgun sequence genome:
- the LOC18593095 gene encoding uncharacterized oxidoreductase At4g09670 → MADIPIRIGIIGCADIARKVSRAIQLAPNATLSAVASRSIDKAANFAKANGFPPEAKIYGSYESLLDDPDIDAVYLPLPTSLHHKWAVLTAQKKKHLLMEKPLALNVAQFDEILKACEENGVQIMDGTMWVHHPRTYKMKEFLNDKERFGLLKSVNSCFTFFADPDFLKNDIRVKPDLDALGALGDAGWYGIRSVLWAADYELPKTVTAMQGPVLNEAGVILACGASLYWEDGKVATFHCSFLSNLTMNLTAIGTFGTLHLTDFIIPYQEHEASYTTSSKPQFNELVTGWVPIPSEHTVTVNLPQEACMVREFASLVENIKKNGAQPDKKWPTISRKTQLVLDAVKASIEKGFEAVEIVS, encoded by the exons atggctgATATACCCATCAGAATCGGAATCATTGGCTGCGCCGATATAGCCCGCAAAGTCTCCCGAGCCATCCAACTCGCTCCGAACGCCACGCTCTCCGCCGTCGCCAGCCGCTCCATCGACAAAGCCGCCAATTTCGCCAAGGCCAACGGGTTCCCACCTGAAGCCAAGATCTACGGCTCCTACGAGTCCCTCTTAGACGACCCAGACATCGACGCCGTTTATTTACCCTTACCCACTAGCCTCCACCACAAATGGGCAGTGTTGACGGCTCAGAAGAAGAAGCATCTGCTAATGGAGAAACCCCTGGCTTTGAACGTGGCACAGTTTGATGAGATTTTAAAGGCTTGTGAAGAAAATGGGGTTCAGATTATGGATGGGACCATGTGGGTGCATCATCCCAGGACCTATAAAATGAAGGAGTTTTTAAACGATAAGGAGCGGTTTGGTCTGCTTAAATCG GTAAATAGCTGCTTCACATTTTTTGCTGATCCAGATTTTCTCAAGAATGACATTCGTGTGAAGCCGGATCTTGATGCACTTGGTGCTCTTGGCGATGCTGGGTGGTATGGCATCAGGTCAGTCCTTTGGGCAGCTGATTATGAGCTGCCCAAGACTGTTACAGCCATGCAAGGTCCTGTTCTCAATGAAGCAGGGGTAATTCTAGCTTGTGGGGCTTCACTATACTGGGAAGATGGCAAAGTTGCAACCTTCCATTGCTCTTTcttatcaaatttgacaatGAATCTCACCGCTATAGGAACATTTGGAACTTTGCATCTCACAGATTTCATCATTCCTTACCAAGAGCATGAGGCCTCTTATACTACATCCTCAAAGCCTCAATTTAATGAACTTGTAACAGGATGGGTGCCAATTCCAAGTGAACACACTGTCACCGTAAATTTACCTCAGGAAGCCTGCATGGTCAGAGAGTTTGCTAGCTTggttgaaaatattaaaaagaatggTGCGCAGCCAGATAAAAAGTGGCCGACAATCAGCAGGAAGACACAGTTGGTTCTTGATGCAGTGAAGGCATCCATTGAGAAAGGTTTTGAAGCTGTTGAAATTGTGAGTTAA